In one window of Henckelia pumila isolate YLH828 chromosome 1, ASM3356847v2, whole genome shotgun sequence DNA:
- the LOC140876185 gene encoding amino acid transporter AVT1H, which translates to MWAKILNFNKQHTCPINSDYLVSHQNQVFATETTDDAPRPVETKEVKCRVESSKDLESLENVDEKDLTGKCDAKTNSSFLHSVINMIGMLIGLGQLSTPYALQKGGWASSFLLVSLGVACAYTSDLLGKCLQKNPKSKDYKDIGHHAFGTKGRILTKSFIYMEIFMALVSYTISLHDNLAVVFSTIGMHTPSQMLTAVAVAVALPSLWLRDLSSISFLSTGGIVMSLLIFVTVAWTAAFGGVKAQYEIPALRVRNIPAISGLYIFSYAGHIVFPNIYTAMKDPSKFTKVSIASFSFVTTLYISLAFMGAKLFGPQVNSQITLSMPPSRAATKIALWATVLTPMTKYALEFAPFAIEMERNLPNSMKPRTKMVVRGIIGSIMLLIILFLALSVPYFEHVLSLTGSLVSVGICVVFPCVFYMKIFWGEITRPVMILNGGLVAAGVIMGAFGTVSSSKSLFQSLQRGHSA; encoded by the exons ATGTGGGCAAAGATCTTGAATTTTAACAAACAACATACTTGTCCTATCAACTCCGATTACTTAGTATCGCATCAGAATCAAGTGTTTGCAACCGAAACAACCGATGATGCTCCGAGACCAGTAGAAACGAAGGAGGTGAAATGCAGGGTTGAGAGCTCAAAAGACTTGGAAAGTTTAGAAAATGTTGACGAGAAAGATTTAACTGGCAAGTGTGATGCAAAAACCAACAGCTCTTTTCTTCACTCAGTCATCAACATGATTGGGATGCTTATTG GTTTAGGGCAGCTATCAACTCCGTATGCCTTACAAAAAGGAGGATGGGCTTCTTCCTTCCTCCTTGTCTCGCTGGGCGTAGCCTGCGCGTACACGTCGGACCTCCTCGGCAAATGCCTGCAGAAGAACCCTAAATCCAAAGACTACAAAGACATCGGCCACCACGCCTTCGGAACCAAGGGGAGAATCCTCACCAAATCCTTCATTTACATGGAGATTTTCATGGCCCTCGTCTCCTACACCATCTCCCTCCACGACAACCTAGCTGTGGTATTCTCCACCATCGGCATGCATACGCCGTCGCAGATGCTCACGGCGGTCGCTGTTGCGGTGGCGCTGCCGAGCTTGTGGCTGAGGGATCTTTCGTCGATCTCGTTTCTGTCCACCGGTGGGATTGTGATGTCGCTTCTGATATTCGTGACCGTGGCGTGGACGGCGGCGTTTGGTGGTGTGAAGGCGCAGTATGAGATCCCCGCGCTGAGGGTTCGGAACATTCCGGCGATTTCTGGGCTTTATATATTCAGTTACGCCGGTCATATTGTTTTCCCTAACATTTACACCGCCATGAAAGATCCCTCCAAGTTCACAAAG GTATCAATAGCTAGTTTCTCATTTGTGACCACCCTCTACATATCTCTAGCATTCATGGGTGCAAAACTCTTCGGCCCGCAAGTCAATTCCCAGATCACCCTAAGTATGCCTCCCAGCCGCGCCGCCACGAAGATAGCCCTCTGGGCAACAGTCCTCACACCCATGACCAAATACGCTCTCGAGTTCGCCCCTTTCGCGATCGAGATGGAACGGAACTTACCCAACTCCATGAAGCCTCGGACGAAGATGGTCGTGCGGGGTATCATCGGATCAATTATGCTGCTGATCATACTCTTCCTCGCGCTCTCCGTCCCGTATTTCGAGCACGTCTTGAGCCTCACGGGCTCTCTGGTTAGTGTCGGGATCTGCGTCGTCTTCCCCTGCGTTTTCTATATGAAGATATTCTGGGGGGAGATTACCCGACCTGTGATGATTCTGAATGGGGGTTTGGTCGCTGCTGGGGTGATCATGGGTGCGTTTGGGACAGTTTCTTCTTCGAAATCTTTGTTTCAAAGTCTGCAGAGAGGGCATTCAGCctga